Genomic DNA from Candidatus Tiamatella incendiivivens:
CAGCCAAGAAAGCGTTAGACGAGGGCTTCACAGGATACACTGAAACAGCAGGTATCCCTGAGCTAAGGCAAGCGATATCCGATTATTTAAATGGGAGGTATCATGGGGAGGTCTCGCCTGATGAAATTGTGGTTACACCTGGCGCTAAAAACGCTATCTACCTTACACTTGCTTCATATATAACAGAAGGAGATGAAGTAATAATCGTAGAGCCCAGCTACTATGCTTACGCGATGGTCGTGAAGATGAGGAGAGGAAAACCCGTCTTTGCCGCTGCTGACTTCGTACCTGGAAAAGGATTTGTGGTTAACACGGATAAGATACTGGATAAAATAACAAGCAAAACAAAAGCAATAGTGATAAACAATCCCCATAACCCTACTGGAAGCATATTTTCGCCGAGTCAGATAAACGGTCTCGTGGAAATAGCTAAGGAAAAAGGCATTCTCCTCGTATCTGACGAGATATACGATAACTTTGTGTTCCACGGGCAATTCAAGAGCCTCCTAGAATATGAAGACTGGCGTGACAATAGCATCGTTATCAATGGTTTCTCCAAGACCTTCTCTATGACAGGATGGAGATTAGGCTATTTGGTGGCAAGAAAAGAAGCTATCCCGAGGCTCACTAGTCTAGCAGTAACGATGTATAGCTGTGCTACGAGTTTTGCACAAAAAGCTGGTGCTGTCGCTCTGAGAGGCGACTGGACTCCTGTTAGAGAAATGATCCAAGAGTT
This window encodes:
- a CDS encoding pyridoxal phosphate-dependent aminotransferase yields the protein MESKPPTLNLTPEVHSIEGETSFAYLSKAREVHEKKGIPIYSFGIGQPDFPTPKHIVEAAKKALDEGFTGYTETAGIPELRQAISDYLNGRYHGEVSPDEIVVTPGAKNAIYLTLASYITEGDEVIIVEPSYYAYAMVVKMRRGKPVFAAADFVPGKGFVVNTDKILDKITSKTKAIVINNPHNPTGSIFSPSQINGLVEIAKEKGILLVSDEIYDNFVFHGQFKSLLEYEDWRDNSIVINGFSKTFSMTGWRLGYLVARKEAIPRLTSLAVTMYSCATSFAQKAGAVALRGDWTPVREMIQEFKERAKLLHSELSKIPGFENYLPEGAFYLYPRVENLLKMVNMNTEQFVNYLLEEKGVVVLPGASFPDKAGINHIRFSFATSRDVIKKGTELIKEAVEELLNK